The DNA window TGCAGGAGCAGCATCAGCAGGCCACCTTTGAAAATCATCTGGCCGTGGCGATGCTTAAAAAGTCCGTGCAACAGACGCGCTGGGTGCTGGAAGATGAAGGGCATATGATTGGCGCGAATCATCTCCCGGAGTGTATGCGCGTTCGCATGGCGCAGTCGCCGCTGGCGGTAGTGGAAGACCCGTTCGAGCTTCGCCTTGAACGGCTGCGCGAAGAGTATTTTACGCGGATGCATCGCGACTTTATTGCCGCCTGTGGCGAAGAGCAGGGCTGGCAGGAATATAGCGAATATCTGCATCATGGCTTGTTTGCCATTCGCCGTCGCCTGGGGTTACAGCGTTTTGCTCAGCTCACCGCTCTGCTTAATGAGGCGCTGCTTGAGCAGCAGCGTACCGCCAGCACAGAAGCGCATTTCAGCTGGCTGGTTCCCCTGCTGAACGAATATTACGATCCGATGTACCGTTATCAACTGGGCAAAAAAGCGGAGAAGATTGTTTTTCGCGGCAGCTGGCAGGAAGTCGCCGCCTGGTTAAAAAGTGCAGAGGAGTGATCCCCTCTCCCTTTGGGGAGAGGGAGAAAACCGGCGTACAGCGCCACCGGGAGCTGCCACAACTTAGAAGTCGTAGCGCAGACGCACCAGGTTCATATCGCCCAGGTTGTCGGTGCTGGACGTGAAGACGTGTTCGTAATCAACGCGGAAGCCGTAATCCAGCTGGAAGCTTACGCCGACGCCGTTATCAATACGCTGGTAGTTGCGGCCATTCACGTACTGCAAGCGGTCGCCCATAAAGTACGGCTGAATAGATTTCACCGCATACTGACCAATCGGGAATTTATAACCGGCGAAGTACTCAATACCCCAGGCATCGCCCGCGAAGTAGTTATGCACATCAGTTTTCTTGGTAGTCAGGAAGTTCTGATACCAACCACCGCCGAAGGAGAAGGTCCAGTTATCCGGCGTCCAGCTCAGCGCAGTACCGACGATGTTCTGATCGTAAGATTTGCTGTCTGAATTTGATGGGTTACGCATGTCGGCGCGGGTATAGTTCCACGCGGTGCCCCAGGTCAGGTCCTTCATGATGTGGTAATCCGCACCAATAGAACCCCCGCCTTTACGCTTATAGCGCAAGCCGTTGCCCGGCAAGTATTCGCTGTCTTCAAACAGATAAGAAGCGTAGAGATCGACATCGCCAACGGTTTTCTTATATTTCAGCATATTACGTGAACGGTAGGATCCATCGTAATCACCGTTGATCCCGTTGCCCGGCGCCTGGCCGACCATGTCATAATCCCAAATATCGGTTTTCACCCCGACGACATCGTAATAAACGCTGTTCTGCTGACCGTAGGTTAAGGTGCCCCAGGTATCGCTTTTCAGACCGGTATAGAGCATGCGGCGGCTGGTATTATTCGCGCCTTCGGCATAGTGGTTATCCCAGTCGAAGAGGGCTGGAATATTGACACCCAGTTCGTAGTAGCTAATCCAGCTAATATCATCAAACAGATAGTAGTCAGCGGCAAAACGGAAACGGGTGCCGCCGTCAAAACCATTGCGTTTATAAGAGCCTTTATCACCATCGCCGGACATCATATTGAACTGGGGACGGATACTCCCGCCAACGGTGAAGTTAAGACGGCTTAACGGATCGCCCGCCTGCGGATCTTGTTTTAACAGAGTAATCTCAGCCTGGGATGCAAAAGAGGTTAACGCCAGGGCTGCGCCGATCGATATCGCCAGCGCTTTTATTTTATGTGCCATACTTTTTCCTTGATTAATAAGCAACCTTATATTTGCCAATTGAATATTAACTGCGATTCAGTATGCCGTGTTGTTGGGTTTTTAATGTTTCGTGCGGTTAAAAATCAGTGACTTATCATTTTGTGCCGTTAAAATACCCATGGTTATAATTTCATCGTTTTGTCATTAAAATGAAGTATTACCGCTCTACATCATCCAAGGAGGAATTATGTCGAAAAAATTACTACAGCTGCACTTTGCCTTTAATGGCCCCTTCGGTAGCGACATGTCCCGTCAGCTCGTGGAGCTGGCCGAGTCAATTAATCAGGAGCCGGGGTTTATCTGGAAGGTCTGGACGGAGAGCGAAAAGAATCAGGAAGCGGGCGGGATCTATCTTTTTGAGGATGAAACAACTGCGCTTGCTTACCTCAACAAACACACCGCGCGCCTGAAATCTCTCGGCGTGGATGAGGTTATCTGCAAAGTTTTCGACGTTAATGAGCCGCTGACTGCGCTGAACCACGGTCATCTGCAATAGCAACTCGCATCCGTACAGGGTGAAAAACCCCGGGTTGCGGCTAACGCCTTACCCGGGCTACGTAACTAACTTTATCCCTGACTAAACTGGCGGAACAGCGCTTTGCCTTTTAGCAAACGCAACCCCAGCCAGCCGCCGCACAACGACAGCAATATCGCCCCGCAGAGCGGCAGCATTACCCACAGCCGCCAGTCCGGAGACCACGGGAAATCAAAGATTTTGCTTTGCAGAAGCGCCAGCGCCACCTCTGCGCCAATCGCCGCCACCACGCCGGAAACCACGCCCAGTAGGGCAAATTCAGCCCACAGCGTGGTGCGCAGCAGAGACTTCCCTGCCCCCAGCGTGCGCCAGACCACCAGCTCCTGATAGCGCTGACGCATCCCCACCTGCACCTGAGCCAGCAGCAACAAGACACCGCAGGCCGTCACCAGAATCACCATCACCTCCAGCGCACGGCTTACCTGAGTCAGCACCTGACCGATCTGCTGCAAAATCGCACCGATATCCAGCAGGCTGACGGTCGGGAATTCGCGGTTAAGCTGGGTGAGCATCCCGTTGCCGTTATCCCAGCGGAAGCTGGTGAGCCAGCTTTGCGGCTGCCCATCGAGCGCCCCCTGCGGGAAGATAAAGAAAAAGTTTGGCCGCAGGCTCTCCCAGTCCACTTTACGTACGCTGGTCACTTTGGCGCTAAAGTCCTGGGTATCGCCGGTAAAGGTCACGCTATCGCCGAGCTTCACCCCCAGCCGCTGCGCCAGCCCCTCTTCAATCGAGACTTCACCCGCTTTCGGCGGCCAGCTTCCGGCCACCAACGGGTTATGATCTGGCCGCTCGTTGCTCCAGGTGAGGTTCAGCTCCCGGTTCAGCGCTTCATCTTTATTGCCTTCCGCTGCCTGACCATTAATTTGCGTCAGGCGAGCGCGAACGATCGGATAGAACTCGGTAGCGCGGGTCTGATGTTCAGCGAGGAAGGTTTTCACCGGCACCACCTGCTCTGGCGCGATGTTAATCAGGAAATAGTTGGGGCTTTCCGGCGGCAGTTGCTGCTGCCAACGGTCAAGCAGATCGCCGCGCAGCACCAGCAGCAGGGCCAGCAGCATAAACGACAGCGAGAAAGCCGCCAGCTGGCTCAGCGTCGACCACGGCTGACGCAGCAGGCGGTTGACCGCCAGACGCAGCGGCAGCGCTTTCAGCGTCACGCGCTTCAGTAACCACAGAACGCCCCACCCCGCCAGGCCACACAGCAGCGCCAGCACCACCGCCCCCGCCAGTACCGCCCAGAGTAGAGGGCTGCCGCCCATCAGCAGCGCCAACAACGCAACCACCACCACGCACACCAGCGGAATATAGAACTTCAGCGGCCAGACGTTAGCGACAACATCCTGGCGCAAGACCCGCAGCGGCAGCGTCGCCAGCAGCAGCCGATAAGGACGAAGCCCGACCAGCAGGGAGATCACCACCATCGCGCCAATCGCCCACAGCCACGGCCAGCCGCTCGCCGCTGGCAGCGCCGCGGGGAGCACCGGTTTTAGCATCACCAGCAGAATATGTTCCAGCCCGACGCCCATCGCTCCGCCAGCAATCACCGCCAGCGCCAGCAGCATCAGCCACTGGCCGACGATCAGCTTGCGCAGCTGCGCCCGTCCTGCGCCGAGGGTTTTGAGGATCGCCACCAGATCGTAACGGCTGCGGCAATAATGGCTCATCGCCACTGCCACTGCGGCAACCGCCAACAGCAGCGTTAACAGCGCCGACAGCAGTAAAAACTGCTGCGAGCGCTCCAGCGATTTACCTAACGCGCTGTCGTCCTGCTCCAGGCCAATCCAGCGATGTTCCGGCCCCAGCTTCGGCAGCAGCCACTTTTCATAGTCCACCAGCTGCTGCGGAGTTCCGGCATATTTATAGCGCCAGGAGACGCGGCTGCCGGGCTGCACCGCGCCGGTTTTCACCACATCAGCGGTATTCATCATCAGCCGCGGTGCCATCTGGAAAGGGTTAAATCCGGCGTCCGGCTCCTGAATCACCTCTCCGGCAATGCGCAGCGTGGCGTCACCCACGTCAATGGTGTCGCCGGTTTTCAGGTTCAACAGAGCCATCAATCGCGGCGCCAGCAGCACGGTTCCGGCCTGCGGCTTCAGCCCCGGCGGCTGGGTTTGCAGCTGACCATATAGCGGATAGGTGTCGTCAACCGCTTTCACCTCCGCCAGCTGCGGCGTATCGCCGGAAAAAGTCATGGTAGCGAAGTTCAGCTGCTCGCCAACGGTTAAGCCGAGCCGACGCGCTTCGTCAATCCACGCGCCAGGGACCTCGCGCGAACTGCGCAGCGTGCGGTCTCCGGCCATAAATTCCCGGCTCTGTTGGCTGAGGCCTTTCTCCATGCGGTCGCTTATCGATCCCAGCGCCAGCACGCAGGCCACCGCCAGGCTCAGCGCCAGCCAGACAATCAGCAGCGACGGCGAGCGCCATTCGCGCCAGAACCAGCGGGCAATCATGCTTCCTCCTGCAGTTGGCCATCAACCAGCCGCAGCCGTCGGTCGCAGCGCCCTGCCAGCAGCGGGTCGTGGGTCACCAGAATTAGCGTAGTGCCGTGCTCGCGGTTCAGTGAAAACAGCAGGTCGGCAATTTTATCCCCTGTCTGCCTGTCGAGGTTACCGGTGGGTTCATCAGCAAACAGCAGCTCCGGGCGGCCGTTAAACGCACGCGCCAGCGCCACCCTCTGCTGCTCACCGCCGGAAAGTTGTACTGGCAGATGATGCAGGCGTTTACCCAGACCTAGCTGCTCCAGCAATGCCTGAGCGCCGCCGCGGCTTTTCCTGTCGCTTTCACCGCGCAGCAGCGCCGGAAGCTCGACGTTTTCCAGCGCATTAAGCGTCGGTATCAGCATAAAAGATTGAAAAACAAAGCCGACATGCTTAGCGCGCAGCTTTGCTCGCGCCTCTTCGTCCATCTGATGCAGCGGCTGCCCGATCAGCGAGACTTCTCCGCTCGTGCCGTCATCCAGACCGGCGAGAATCGCCAGCAGCGTCGATTTACCGGAACCCGACTCGCCAATCAGGGCGATGGTCTGCCCCTGTTTGACAACCAGCTCAACTCCGGTAAGGATGGAAAGCTGATGCTCACCCTGACCGACGGACTTCTTAAGATGATGAACTTCAAGTATGTTTTCCGCTGGCATTTGCCTTTCCTGTTTCTGGTCCTGTTTACCTGCCGCGCGATGGCGGCCGACACGCTGTTGGTTCTCGGCGACAGTCTGAGCGCCGGTTATCGAATGGCGGGCAATACCGCCTGGCCTGCGCTGCTTAATGATAAGTGGCAGGCAAAAACGCCGGTCGTTAACGCCAGCATCAGCGGCGATACCTCACAGCAGGGGCTGGCAAGGCTTCCGGCGTTGCTCAAGCAGCATCAGCCGCGCTGGGTGCTGGTTGAGCTGGGTGGCAACGATGGGCTGCGCGGTTTCCCGCCGCAGCAGACGGAGCAGACCCTGCGTACCATTATTCAGGATATCAAGGCGGCGAACGCCGAGCCTTTGCTGATGCAAATTCGCCTGCCCGCTAACTATGGTCGCCGTTATAATGAAGCCTTTAGCGCAATCTATCCGGCACTGGCCAAAGAGTTTGATATTCCTCTGCTGCCCTTTTTTATGGAAGAGGTTTATCTGAAACCACAATGGATGCAGGACGATGGAATTCACCCTAATCGCGACGCCCAGCCGTTTATCGCCGACTGGATGGCCACGCGTTTGGCTCCCTTAGTTAATCATGACTCCTGATAGCCGGGAGTCGTCTGCAGGTAAAGTTATGCAAAAATCGGTTTTAGTTACAGGATGTTCCAGCGGAATTGGCCTTGAAAGCGCGCTGGATTTAAAGCGCCAGGGCTTTAATGTGCTGGCCGCCTGCCGTAAAGCGGACGATGTCGCGCGGATGCAGGAGCTTGGTATGACCGGTGTTTTGCTGGATCTTGACGATCCGCAGAGCGTTGAACGCGCTGCCGCAGAGGTCATCGCCCTGACTGGCAATCGTTTGTACGGCCTGTTTAACAACGCGGGCTACGGTGTCTACGGCCCGCTGCCGACCATTAGCCGTCAGCAGATGGAGCAGCAGTTTTCCGCTAACTTTTTTGGCGCACATCAGTTAACGATGCTGCTGCTTCCAGCAATGGAGCCGCATGGCGAAGGGCGTATCGTGATGACCTCATCGGTGATGGGGATAATCTCCAGCCCAGGTCGCGGCGCCTATGCCGCCAGTAAATATGCGCTGGAGGCGTGGTCCGATGCCCTGCGTATGGAACTGCGCCATAGCGGAATTAAGGTCAGCCTGATTGAGCCTGGCCCTATCCGTACCCAATTTACCACCAACGTTAACCAGACTCAGGCCGACAAGCCAGTGGAAAATCCGGGCATCGCCGCCCGTTTTACCCTCGGGCCGGAAGCAGTGGTGGAAAAGGTGCGCCATGCATTTGTCAGCGATAAACCGAAACTGCGCTATCCGGTAACCCTGGTGACGCACGCTGTGGCCCTGTTGAAACGTCTGCTGCCGACCCGCGCGATGGACAAAATTATCCAGGGCTGAGTTGAAGCACCTGCCGCTGCCCCCATATCCCTATATACACAAAATCATTCAAGATGCATCGAGGCGGCAAGTCTGTGAATCCCCAGGAGCTTACTCAAGTAAGTGACTGGGGTGAGAAGACGCAGCCAACAAAGAGGCAGTTTGAAGGATGACGAGTATAAGTATCGACTAAAGAGATTCGCTCATGTCCGCACAAAATATTATCAATATTACCGAAGCCAACCTACACCAGACGCTGCAGCAATCCGCTGCAACGCCAGTGCTGTTCTATTTCTGGTCCGCGCGCAGCCAACACTGCGAACAGCTGACGCCGGTGCTGGAAAGCCTGGCCGCGCAGTACAACGGTCTGTTTACTCTGGCAAAAGTTGACTGCGACGCCGAGCAAATGCTGGCTTCACAGTTTGGCCTGCGCGCTATCCCTACGGTATACCTGTTCCAGAACGGCCAGCCAGTGGACGGATTCGAAGGGCCGCAGCCGGAAGAAGCGGTTCGTGCGCTGCTGGATAAATTCCTGCCTCGCGAAGAGGAGCTGAAAGCGCAGCAGGCAATGGCGCTGATGCAGGAAGAGAACTACGCCGATGCATTACCGCTGCTGAAAGATGCCTGGCAGTTGTCGAACCAGGACAGCCAGATTGGCCTGCTGCTGGCGGAAACGTTGATTGCGCTGCATCGTTCCGATGAAGCGGAAACCGTGTTGAAGACCGTGCCGTTGCAGGATCAGGACACCCGTTATCAGGGACTGGTGGCGCAGATTGAGCTGCTGAAAAAAGCTGCCGATACACCGGAAATCCAGCAACTGCAGCAGCAGGTGGAGCAGAATCCGGAAGACGCGGCGCTGGCCGCCCAACTGGCGTTGCAGCTGCATCAGGTGGGGCGTAATGAAGAGGCGCTGACGCTGCTGTTCAGCCATCTGCAAAAAGACTTAGGCGCTGGCAACGGCGAAGTACGTAAGATGCTTCAGGAGATCCTCTCCGCGCTCGGCACTGGTGACGCGCTGGCCGCGAAGTACCGCCGCCAGCTCTATTCACTGCTTTATTAATCGTAAAGACCCCGGTGGCGCTGACCGGGCTACGGGTTCACCGTTGTCTGCGGGCCGGCAGCCCGGACAGATGCGCAGCATCGCCTCCGGGAAATGTGCCGGGTCTGATACCCAGGCGTGGCATTTTCCCGGTGGCGCTGCGCTGACCGGGCTACGGGTTCACCGTTGTCTGCGGGCCGGTAGCCCGGACAGATGCGCAGCATCGCCTCCGGGAAATGTGCCGGGTCTGATACCCAGGCGTGGCATTTTCCCGGTGGCGCTGCGCTGACCGGGCTACGAGTTCACCGCTGTCTGCGGGCCGGTAGCCCGGGTAAGGCGTTTACGCCGCAACCCGGGGAAAGCTACGGGCGCTTTTTCAACTGCGTTACCACCAGCTGATGGCGAGCGTTAAAGAACTTCCGATAGGTCAGATACCCGGCGATAATCGTTGACAGACTGGCGGTCGATAGCAGCATAAACGTCACCATAATCTGATACTTAATCGCTTTTACCGGGTCAATTCCGGCAAAAATCAAGCCCGACATCATCCCAGGCAAACTCACCAGCCCAACCGTTTTTGCGGAATCGACTGTTGGGATCAGCGCGGCGCGAATGCTATCGCGAATCAGCCTTGCCGAGGCCATCTTCGGCGTCGCCCCCAGGCTCAATTTCTCCTGAATCTGCTGCTGCTCGCTGCTAAAACGCTGGCCCATATTGTTGTAGCACAGCCCCACCGCCACCATTGCGTTTCCAGCGACCATCCCGGCAATCGGGATCACCTGCATCGGCACAAAAGCAATCGACCCGGAAAAGACCAGCACCGCCAGCGTTAACCCGGCACCGGTCGTTATCGCGATAAACGAGGAGACAAAGGCTTTATCGATATATTTACTGCGTTTTTTCGCATTCCACGCCGCGTTAAAACAGATAAACAGCACCATCAGCAGGGTCAGTACGGCATGATTGACGTTAAAGATATATTTCAGTACGTAGCCGACGATAATCAGTTGCACAATCGCCCGGCAAATACTCCAGATAATATCTTTTTCCAGCGCCAGCTTTTCCCGGTAGCTGACCACAATCGCCACCAGCACCAGAAGCATGGATAACGCCAGCGACTCATTGGTAATATTATGCCCGTTCACTTTTCACCTCCTGAACTTTCCCCGTGACAGGCTGGAGCGTAATCACCTCATCCGCATGAGCGATTTCATTTTGATCGTGAGTCACCCACAACACGGCAATATTTTTTTCCGTCACATAGCGATGAATAATGTCATTCACATTGCTTTTATTACTCTCGTCCAGCGCGCTGGTAATTTCATCTAATAGCAGCACCTGCGGTAAA is part of the Klebsiella huaxiensis genome and encodes:
- the mnmH gene encoding tRNA 2-selenouridine(34) synthase MnmH; this encodes MELVSQNIRQILASDTPLIDVRAPIEFRQSAMPAAVNLPLMNDDERAAVGTCYKRQGPEAALALGHQLVNGEVRASRLAAWKEACARHPNGYLCCARGGQRSHIVQQWLKEAGVNYPLVAGGYKALRQAAIQITEELVQRPIVLIGGCTGNGKTQLVCAQPDGIDLEGLAHHRGSSFGRTLQEQHQQATFENHLAVAMLKKSVQQTRWVLEDEGHMIGANHLPECMRVRMAQSPLAVVEDPFELRLERLREEYFTRMHRDFIAACGEEQGWQEYSEYLHHGLFAIRRRLGLQRFAQLTALLNEALLEQQRTASTEAHFSWLVPLLNEYYDPMYRYQLGKKAEKIVFRGSWQEVAAWLKSAEE
- a CDS encoding porin; this translates as MAHKIKALAISIGAALALTSFASQAEITLLKQDPQAGDPLSRLNFTVGGSIRPQFNMMSGDGDKGSYKRNGFDGGTRFRFAADYYLFDDISWISYYELGVNIPALFDWDNHYAEGANNTSRRMLYTGLKSDTWGTLTYGQQNSVYYDVVGVKTDIWDYDMVGQAPGNGINGDYDGSYRSRNMLKYKKTVGDVDLYASYLFEDSEYLPGNGLRYKRKGGGSIGADYHIMKDLTWGTAWNYTRADMRNPSNSDSKSYDQNIVGTALSWTPDNWTFSFGGGWYQNFLTTKKTDVHNYFAGDAWGIEYFAGYKFPIGQYAVKSIQPYFMGDRLQYVNGRNYQRIDNGVGVSFQLDYGFRVDYEHVFTSSTDNLGDMNLVRLRYDF
- a CDS encoding monooxygenase; amino-acid sequence: MSKKLLQLHFAFNGPFGSDMSRQLVELAESINQEPGFIWKVWTESEKNQEAGGIYLFEDETTALAYLNKHTARLKSLGVDEVICKVFDVNEPLTALNHGHLQ
- the ybbP gene encoding putative ABC transporter permease subunit YbbP, translated to MIARWFWREWRSPSLLIVWLALSLAVACVLALGSISDRMEKGLSQQSREFMAGDRTLRSSREVPGAWIDEARRLGLTVGEQLNFATMTFSGDTPQLAEVKAVDDTYPLYGQLQTQPPGLKPQAGTVLLAPRLMALLNLKTGDTIDVGDATLRIAGEVIQEPDAGFNPFQMAPRLMMNTADVVKTGAVQPGSRVSWRYKYAGTPQQLVDYEKWLLPKLGPEHRWIGLEQDDSALGKSLERSQQFLLLSALLTLLLAVAAVAVAMSHYCRSRYDLVAILKTLGAGRAQLRKLIVGQWLMLLALAVIAGGAMGVGLEHILLVMLKPVLPAALPAASGWPWLWAIGAMVVISLLVGLRPYRLLLATLPLRVLRQDVVANVWPLKFYIPLVCVVVVALLALLMGGSPLLWAVLAGAVVLALLCGLAGWGVLWLLKRVTLKALPLRLAVNRLLRQPWSTLSQLAAFSLSFMLLALLLVLRGDLLDRWQQQLPPESPNYFLINIAPEQVVPVKTFLAEHQTRATEFYPIVRARLTQINGQAAEGNKDEALNRELNLTWSNERPDHNPLVAGSWPPKAGEVSIEEGLAQRLGVKLGDSVTFTGDTQDFSAKVTSVRKVDWESLRPNFFFIFPQGALDGQPQSWLTSFRWDNGNGMLTQLNREFPTVSLLDIGAILQQIGQVLTQVSRALEVMVILVTACGVLLLLAQVQVGMRQRYQELVVWRTLGAGKSLLRTTLWAEFALLGVVSGVVAAIGAEVALALLQSKIFDFPWSPDWRLWVMLPLCGAILLSLCGGWLGLRLLKGKALFRQFSQG
- the ybbA gene encoding putative ABC transporter ATP-binding protein YbbA; translated protein: MPAENILEVHHLKKSVGQGEHQLSILTGVELVVKQGQTIALIGESGSGKSTLLAILAGLDDGTSGEVSLIGQPLHQMDEEARAKLRAKHVGFVFQSFMLIPTLNALENVELPALLRGESDRKSRGGAQALLEQLGLGKRLHHLPVQLSGGEQQRVALARAFNGRPELLFADEPTGNLDRQTGDKIADLLFSLNREHGTTLILVTHDPLLAGRCDRRLRLVDGQLQEEA
- the tesA gene encoding multifunctional acyl-CoA thioesterase I/protease I/lysophospholipase L1; this translates as MMNFKYVFRWHLPFLFLVLFTCRAMAADTLLVLGDSLSAGYRMAGNTAWPALLNDKWQAKTPVVNASISGDTSQQGLARLPALLKQHQPRWVLVELGGNDGLRGFPPQQTEQTLRTIIQDIKAANAEPLLMQIRLPANYGRRYNEAFSAIYPALAKEFDIPLLPFFMEEVYLKPQWMQDDGIHPNRDAQPFIADWMATRLAPLVNHDS
- a CDS encoding SDR family oxidoreductase; this encodes MTPDSRESSAGKVMQKSVLVTGCSSGIGLESALDLKRQGFNVLAACRKADDVARMQELGMTGVLLDLDDPQSVERAAAEVIALTGNRLYGLFNNAGYGVYGPLPTISRQQMEQQFSANFFGAHQLTMLLLPAMEPHGEGRIVMTSSVMGIISSPGRGAYAASKYALEAWSDALRMELRHSGIKVSLIEPGPIRTQFTTNVNQTQADKPVENPGIAARFTLGPEAVVEKVRHAFVSDKPKLRYPVTLVTHAVALLKRLLPTRAMDKIIQG
- a CDS encoding co-chaperone YbbN; protein product: MSAQNIINITEANLHQTLQQSAATPVLFYFWSARSQHCEQLTPVLESLAAQYNGLFTLAKVDCDAEQMLASQFGLRAIPTVYLFQNGQPVDGFEGPQPEEAVRALLDKFLPREEELKAQQAMALMQEENYADALPLLKDAWQLSNQDSQIGLLLAETLIALHRSDEAETVLKTVPLQDQDTRYQGLVAQIELLKKAADTPEIQQLQQQVEQNPEDAALAAQLALQLHQVGRNEEALTLLFSHLQKDLGAGNGEVRKMLQEILSALGTGDALAAKYRRQLYSLLY
- the fetB gene encoding iron efflux ABC transporter permease subunit FetB, whose protein sequence is MNGHNITNESLALSMLLVLVAIVVSYREKLALEKDIIWSICRAIVQLIIVGYVLKYIFNVNHAVLTLLMVLFICFNAAWNAKKRSKYIDKAFVSSFIAITTGAGLTLAVLVFSGSIAFVPMQVIPIAGMVAGNAMVAVGLCYNNMGQRFSSEQQQIQEKLSLGATPKMASARLIRDSIRAALIPTVDSAKTVGLVSLPGMMSGLIFAGIDPVKAIKYQIMVTFMLLSTASLSTIIAGYLTYRKFFNARHQLVVTQLKKRP